A genomic segment from Sphingopyxis sp. DBS4 encodes:
- the trbL gene encoding P-type conjugative transfer protein TrbL — protein MDDLNVIDQFMEAFASYIDSGFGLLGGDVGFLTTILIGIDITLAGLFWALGGEDDVIAKFLKKILYVGVFALILNSFSTLSDIIFRSFAGLGLTAGGSAITADDLLRPGKLAGTGFEAAWPLLEQAKELVGPIAFFDNFIEIAVLVIAWVVVIAAFFILAIQLFITILEFKLTSLAGFVLVPFALWNRTSFLAERVLGNVVSSGIKVMVLAVIVGIGSNYFADFTSAITGDEVSIEQAVSLMLASLAIFGLSIFGPGIASGLVAGAPQLGAGSVIATTALAGGGLAMAGAGAVGAARGLAGAGLGAIRAGTSMGSAASTAYKLGQETSGSTSVGAGLGGVATAMRGAAANRMSGGLGVSAAADRGQRAAWEAGSTRAGGGAPAAAPTGAAEGTPAWAQKLHASQNARHRRQMAIHAIQGGDRGGAGATPDIKERD, from the coding sequence ATGGATGACCTGAATGTCATCGATCAGTTCATGGAGGCCTTCGCCTCCTACATCGACAGCGGGTTCGGCCTGTTGGGCGGTGACGTCGGTTTCCTGACCACGATCCTGATCGGCATCGACATCACTCTCGCCGGGCTGTTCTGGGCGCTCGGCGGCGAAGACGACGTCATCGCCAAGTTCCTCAAGAAGATCCTCTATGTCGGCGTCTTCGCCCTGATCCTCAACAGCTTCTCGACACTGTCCGATATCATCTTTCGCAGCTTCGCCGGCCTCGGCCTCACCGCAGGGGGCAGCGCGATTACGGCTGACGATTTATTGCGACCCGGCAAGCTGGCCGGGACCGGCTTCGAGGCAGCATGGCCGCTCCTCGAGCAGGCGAAGGAGTTGGTTGGCCCGATCGCCTTCTTCGACAATTTCATCGAGATCGCCGTGCTGGTGATCGCCTGGGTCGTCGTCATCGCCGCCTTTTTCATCCTCGCGATCCAGCTTTTCATCACAATCCTCGAATTCAAGCTCACTTCGCTCGCCGGCTTCGTGCTCGTGCCCTTTGCGCTGTGGAACCGCACGTCGTTCCTCGCCGAACGGGTGCTCGGGAACGTCGTCAGTTCGGGCATCAAGGTCATGGTGCTCGCGGTCATCGTCGGCATCGGCTCTAACTATTTCGCCGACTTCACCAGTGCGATCACCGGCGACGAGGTGTCGATCGAACAGGCCGTGTCGCTGATGCTCGCGAGCCTCGCGATCTTTGGCCTCTCCATCTTCGGCCCGGGAATCGCATCCGGCCTCGTCGCCGGCGCGCCGCAGCTCGGCGCCGGATCGGTGATCGCCACTACCGCGCTTGCCGGCGGAGGTCTTGCGATGGCAGGCGCTGGCGCCGTCGGCGCGGCACGCGGTCTCGCGGGGGCCGGTCTCGGCGCGATCCGCGCCGGTACATCGATGGGGTCTGCCGCATCCACCGCCTACAAGCTCGGGCAGGAAACCTCGGGCTCGACCAGCGTCGGCGCGGGCCTCGGCGGCGTTGCGACCGCCATGCGCGGCGCGGCTGCCAACCGGATGAGCGGCGGTCTCGGCGTTAGCGCTGCCGCCGATCGTGGGCAGCGCGCCGCATGGGAAGCAGGAAGCACCCGTGCCGGCGGCGGCGCCCCCGCAGCCGCGCCGACAGGCGCAGCTGAAGGAACACCCGCCTGGGCGCAGAAGCTTCATGCCAGCCAGAATGCTCGCCACCGCCGTCAGATGGCGATCCACGCAATCCAGGGCGGCGACCGCGGCGGCGCTGGCGCCACTCCAGACATCAAGGAAAGGGACTGA
- a CDS encoding TrbC/VirB2 family protein has product MTMRLSRIPARIPDRRSIFLTGAAIGLGLALAATAQAAGSGMPWEEPLQQVLESVQGPVAKIVAVIIIIVTGLTLAFGETAGGFRRLIQIIFGLSIAFAASSFFLSFFSFGGGALIS; this is encoded by the coding sequence ATGACCATGCGCTTGTCCCGTATTCCTGCCCGTATTCCTGATCGTCGGAGCATCTTCCTCACCGGAGCCGCCATCGGCCTCGGGCTTGCGCTCGCCGCCACCGCGCAGGCCGCCGGCTCGGGCATGCCGTGGGAGGAACCGCTCCAGCAGGTGCTGGAGTCGGTCCAGGGTCCGGTCGCCAAGATCGTCGCGGTGATCATCATCATCGTCACCGGTTTGACGCTGGCGTTCGGCGAGACAGCAGGCGGGTTCCGCCGCCTCATCCAGATCATCTTCGGCCTGTCGATTGCGTTCGCGGCGTCGAGCTTCTTCCTCAGCTTCTTCAGCTTCGGCGGTGGAGCGCTCATCTCGTGA
- the trbE gene encoding conjugal transfer protein TrbE, which produces MLNLREYRQKAARLADHLPWAALVAPGVVLNKDGSFSRVLRFRGPDLESATEAELVAACARANNVLKRFGSGWALHFEAERREALGYPDSSFPDAASWLVDEERRAAFESAGAHFESRYYLTLTFLPPPDQADTAGRALVERSDDAKGRDWRQALAGFIAETDRALDLFRGFMPEVRALGDSEMLTFLHGAISARRHVVAVPETPIYLDGLLADTPLTGGLEPMLGDQHLRTLTILGFPNASRPGILDGLNHEDFGYRWVTRFIALDKTDATKALTRLRRQWFNKRKSITALLREVIYNQPVQLLDSDADNKVVDADLALQALGGDHVAFGYLTTTITVADIDRARVEEKVRAVERIVNGLGFTCIREGMNVVEAWLSSLPGHVYANVRQPIVHTLNLAHLMPLSSVWAGPARNPHLDGPPLLYAETSGSTPFRLSTHVGDVGHMLIVGPTGAGKSVLLAMLALQFRRYPDSQVYVFDKGFSARAAVLAMGGAHHALGLGGESGHADDEGGRTIAFQPLRHIDRSNERAWAAEWIGALLAHEKVLVTPEIKEAVWSALTNLATAPIEERTLTGLSLLLQSAPLRSALTPYTLEGPFGRLLDAAEDDLAIADVQCFETEALMGQAGVVAPVLTYLFHRLEERFTGRPTLLVLDEAWVFLDHPLFAARIREWLKVLRKKNVSVVFATQSLADIADSTIAPAIIESCPQRILLPNDRAIEPQGQTAYVRFGLNARQIELVSRATPKRQYYLQSARGNRLFELGLGPIALALCGASDPDSQKRIDAVLAEKGQADFAATFLSQAGLDWAADLLGRHPAARPPEDKE; this is translated from the coding sequence ATGCTGAATCTGCGCGAATACCGTCAGAAGGCCGCCCGGCTCGCCGATCACCTTCCATGGGCGGCGCTTGTCGCGCCCGGCGTGGTGCTCAACAAGGACGGCAGCTTTTCGCGCGTCCTCAGGTTCCGCGGCCCCGATCTAGAATCCGCCACCGAAGCCGAGCTTGTCGCCGCCTGCGCGCGGGCGAACAATGTCCTGAAGCGCTTCGGCTCGGGCTGGGCACTCCATTTCGAGGCCGAGCGGCGCGAAGCGCTGGGTTATCCCGACAGCAGCTTTCCCGATGCGGCGTCGTGGCTGGTCGATGAGGAACGGCGCGCGGCGTTCGAAAGCGCGGGCGCGCATTTCGAGAGCCGCTATTATCTGACGCTCACCTTCCTGCCTCCGCCCGATCAGGCGGACACGGCGGGCCGAGCGCTGGTCGAGCGCAGCGACGACGCGAAGGGCCGCGACTGGCGACAAGCGCTTGCCGGCTTCATCGCCGAGACGGATCGCGCGCTTGACCTGTTCAGAGGCTTCATGCCCGAGGTGCGCGCGCTCGGCGACAGCGAAATGCTGACCTTTCTCCACGGTGCGATCTCCGCGCGCCGCCATGTCGTCGCCGTGCCCGAAACGCCCATCTATCTGGACGGGCTGCTGGCCGACACGCCGCTGACCGGCGGGCTGGAGCCGATGCTGGGCGACCAGCATCTGCGGACGCTGACCATTCTCGGATTTCCGAACGCGAGCCGTCCCGGCATCCTCGACGGACTCAACCATGAGGATTTTGGCTATCGCTGGGTGACGCGCTTCATTGCGCTCGACAAGACCGACGCAACCAAAGCGCTCACTCGCCTGCGGCGGCAGTGGTTCAACAAGCGCAAGTCGATCACCGCGCTGCTGCGCGAAGTCATCTACAACCAGCCGGTCCAGCTTCTCGACAGCGATGCCGACAACAAGGTGGTCGATGCCGACCTGGCCTTGCAGGCGCTCGGCGGCGATCATGTCGCGTTCGGCTATCTGACGACGACGATCACCGTTGCCGATATCGACCGCGCCCGCGTCGAGGAAAAGGTCCGCGCGGTCGAGCGCATCGTCAACGGGCTCGGCTTCACCTGCATCCGCGAGGGCATGAATGTGGTCGAGGCGTGGCTGTCGAGCCTGCCGGGCCATGTCTATGCGAACGTCCGGCAACCGATCGTCCACACCCTGAATCTCGCGCATCTCATGCCGCTGTCCTCGGTATGGGCAGGACCGGCGCGTAATCCGCATCTCGACGGTCCGCCGCTGCTTTATGCGGAAACCAGCGGCTCGACGCCGTTCCGTCTCAGCACGCATGTCGGCGACGTCGGTCATATGCTGATCGTCGGACCCACCGGGGCCGGAAAGTCGGTGCTGCTCGCAATGCTCGCGCTTCAGTTCCGGCGATATCCAGACTCCCAGGTCTATGTCTTCGACAAGGGATTTTCGGCGCGCGCGGCCGTGCTGGCGATGGGCGGCGCGCATCACGCGCTCGGGCTTGGCGGCGAGAGCGGTCATGCCGATGACGAGGGCGGGCGAACGATCGCCTTCCAGCCGCTGCGCCACATCGATCGCTCCAACGAACGAGCCTGGGCGGCCGAATGGATCGGCGCGCTGCTCGCCCATGAGAAAGTACTGGTCACACCCGAGATCAAGGAGGCCGTCTGGTCGGCGCTCACCAATCTCGCGACTGCCCCGATCGAGGAACGCACGCTCACCGGCCTGTCGCTGCTGCTGCAATCGGCACCGCTGCGATCGGCGCTCACGCCCTATACGCTCGAAGGACCGTTCGGCCGCCTGCTCGACGCCGCCGAAGACGATCTAGCGATCGCCGACGTGCAGTGCTTCGAGACTGAAGCGCTGATGGGGCAGGCGGGCGTCGTTGCGCCCGTGCTGACCTACCTGTTCCACCGGCTCGAAGAGCGCTTCACCGGGCGGCCGACGCTTCTCGTACTGGATGAAGCCTGGGTGTTCCTCGACCACCCGCTGTTCGCCGCGCGCATTCGTGAGTGGCTGAAGGTGCTGCGCAAGAAGAACGTCAGCGTCGTGTTCGCGACACAGAGCCTAGCCGATATCGCCGACAGCACGATCGCGCCGGCCATCATCGAAAGCTGTCCGCAGCGCATCTTGCTGCCCAATGATCGGGCGATCGAGCCGCAGGGCCAGACGGCCTACGTCCGCTTCGGTCTCAACGCGCGCCAGATCGAACTGGTCAGCCGCGCGACGCCCAAGCGGCAATATTATCTGCAATCAGCGCGCGGCAACCGGCTGTTCGAGCTTGGGCTAGGCCCGATCGCGCTGGCGTTGTGCGGCGCGTCCGATCCCGACAGCCAGAAGCGCATAGACGCGGTGCTGGCCGAAAAGGGCCAGGCCGACTTCGCCGCGACCTTTCTCTCCCAAGCCGGCCTCGATTGGGCGGCCGACCTGCTTGGGCGTCACCCTGCCGCCCGCCCCCCAGAAGACAAGGAGTAA
- a CDS encoding helix-turn-helix domain-containing protein: MTNLALRQEGDEQERRRLGDRLREARKYLGLKQEEVAAYLKIPRTALTDIENGQRRVEAIELTRLARLYRQSVAYFTGEDEASASLPADVAHLARRVAALSTEDRAELSRFAEYLRSRSGGERS, from the coding sequence ATGACCAATCTCGCACTCCGCCAGGAAGGCGACGAGCAGGAGCGGCGGCGCTTGGGCGACCGTCTGCGCGAAGCACGGAAATATCTCGGCCTCAAGCAGGAAGAAGTTGCTGCCTATCTCAAGATTCCCCGGACCGCGCTTACCGATATCGAGAATGGCCAGCGCCGCGTTGAAGCGATCGAACTGACGCGGCTTGCCCGTCTTTACCGCCAGTCGGTGGCCTATTTTACCGGCGAAGACGAGGCCTCCGCGAGCCTTCCCGCCGATGTCGCCCATCTGGCGCGACGCGTTGCGGCCTTGTCGACTGAGGACCGGGCCGAGCTGAGCCGGTTTGCCGAATATCTCCGCTCGCGGTCTGGCGGCGAACGGAGCTGA
- the trbB gene encoding P-type conjugative transfer ATPase TrbB: MSDTLFGSDNSAGRRRAMLRTAMGTTIAAALADPMVIEIMVNPDGVLRLDRLGEGRIDTGTKYEPAQVERIIRLVASHARTEVHGNAPIVSAELPPHGEGAGERFEGILPPVSLAPCFSIRKPAARIYTLLDYVRDGIMLADTARLLSMAVVERKNILVAGGTSSGKTTLANALLAEMAHLDERVIIIEDTRELQCAAPDVVGLRTRTIGTAGAGGVTMADLVRSTLRLRPDRIVVGEVRGREALDMLKAWNTGHPGGIATVHANSAVSALYRLEQLVQESVVTVPRRLIAESIDMIVFIAGRGLARRVDTIARVAGLDPDGGYAVLDLTPDHALEPQGE, from the coding sequence ATGAGCGACACGCTTTTCGGCTCCGATAATTCCGCAGGGCGTCGGCGCGCGATGCTGCGCACCGCGATGGGGACGACTATCGCGGCGGCGCTGGCCGATCCGATGGTCATCGAGATCATGGTCAACCCGGACGGCGTGTTGCGCCTCGATCGACTTGGCGAAGGCCGGATCGATACCGGCACCAAATATGAGCCCGCGCAAGTCGAGCGGATCATTCGTCTGGTAGCATCCCACGCGCGCACCGAGGTTCATGGCAATGCGCCGATCGTTTCGGCCGAGCTGCCGCCGCACGGCGAAGGCGCGGGCGAGCGGTTCGAGGGTATCCTGCCGCCGGTCAGCCTCGCGCCATGCTTCTCGATCCGCAAGCCCGCGGCGCGCATCTACACTTTGCTCGACTATGTGCGGGACGGCATCATGCTCGCCGACACGGCGCGACTGCTGTCGATGGCCGTGGTCGAGCGCAAGAACATCCTGGTCGCGGGCGGCACCAGTTCGGGCAAGACGACGCTTGCCAACGCGCTGCTCGCCGAGATGGCGCACCTCGATGAACGCGTCATCATCATTGAAGACACGCGTGAGTTGCAATGCGCCGCGCCCGACGTGGTGGGGCTGCGCACGCGTACGATCGGCACTGCCGGAGCCGGCGGCGTCACGATGGCTGATCTTGTCCGCTCGACATTGCGGCTCCGCCCCGATCGCATCGTCGTTGGCGAGGTGCGCGGGCGCGAAGCGCTCGACATGCTCAAAGCCTGGAACACCGGGCATCCGGGCGGCATCGCAACCGTCCACGCCAATTCGGCAGTGTCGGCCCTCTACCGGCTCGAGCAGCTCGTGCAGGAAAGCGTCGTCACCGTTCCGCGCCGGCTGATCGCCGAATCCATCGACATGATCGTGTTCATCGCCGGGCGCGGCCTCGCGCGCCGCGTCGACACGATCGCGCGCGTCGCCGGCCTCGATCCCGACGGCGGCTACGCCGTCCTCGACCTTACTCCCGACCACGCCCTCGAACCCCAAGGAGAATGA
- the trbF gene encoding conjugal transfer protein TrbF, with amino-acid sequence MKFRRALQRYGRTPEPETPYQRAGQLWDERIGSARAQAKNWRLMAFGGLFLTTGLSGALVWQSMQSRVVPYVVEVDALGQAQAVAPAAKDYRPTDPQIAWFLGRFITGVRARSLDPVLMRENWLSAYDFATERASLFLGEYARTSNPFADVGRKTVSVQVTSIVRASDTSFQVKWTEQQYERGSLASTSRWTAMLTVKIKPPRSADVLRKNPLGLYVDAIDWSRELETPQDRPPSPQPSAVPDPAQSLPVAPPADIPLGSPLDPTLAQPAAAPSPERTDQ; translated from the coding sequence ATGAAATTTCGACGCGCATTGCAGCGCTATGGGCGAACGCCCGAACCCGAGACACCCTACCAACGAGCGGGCCAGCTTTGGGATGAGCGTATCGGCTCGGCTCGCGCACAGGCGAAGAACTGGCGGCTGATGGCCTTCGGCGGCCTGTTCCTGACCACTGGTCTGTCGGGCGCGCTGGTCTGGCAATCGATGCAAAGCCGCGTCGTGCCCTATGTGGTCGAGGTCGATGCACTCGGGCAAGCACAGGCCGTCGCGCCTGCCGCCAAGGACTATCGGCCGACCGATCCGCAGATCGCATGGTTCCTCGGCCGGTTCATCACCGGCGTTCGAGCGCGCTCGCTCGATCCGGTATTGATGCGTGAAAACTGGCTATCAGCCTATGATTTCGCGACCGAACGTGCGTCACTGTTCCTCGGCGAATATGCCCGCACCTCCAATCCGTTCGCCGATGTCGGGCGCAAGACGGTTTCGGTGCAGGTGACGAGCATCGTCCGCGCGTCAGATACGAGCTTCCAGGTCAAATGGACCGAGCAGCAATATGAGCGGGGAAGCCTCGCCAGCACGTCACGCTGGACGGCGATGCTCACGGTGAAGATCAAGCCGCCGCGCTCGGCCGATGTGCTCCGAAAAAACCCGCTCGGTCTCTATGTTGACGCGATCGACTGGAGCCGCGAACTGGAAACGCCGCAGGACCGGCCACCTTCGCCGCAACCATCGGCCGTGCCCGATCCCGCACAATCACTCCCGGTCGCGCCGCCCGCCGACATTCCGCTGGGCTCGCCGCTCGATCCGACCCTTGCTCAACCCGCAGCCGCACCATCCCCCGAAAGGACCGACCAATGA
- the trbG gene encoding P-type conjugative transfer protein TrbG — protein sequence MIRALILAASAMALAMPAAAQSREPASPTARVTAANRAALREPSSAGYIYAVQVYPWAEGVLYRLYAAPERITDIALQPGETIVSVAAGDTVRWTVGDTTSGIGESKRVHILVKPFSAGLRTNLVIATDRRTYHLQLESTPATAMAAISWTYPHDELIALRRQRDAAVAATPIASGLSVESLNFNYAISGDKPAWRPLRAFDDGRQTYIEFSPAIAVGEAPPLFVIGEDGEAQLVNYRVAGRYYVVDRLFGVAELRLGGKKQQIVRITAAQPKSRQRKAGRGA from the coding sequence ATGATCCGTGCCCTCATCCTGGCGGCGAGCGCGATGGCGCTTGCCATGCCCGCCGCTGCGCAGAGCCGCGAACCCGCGTCACCGACCGCGCGCGTCACTGCCGCCAACCGGGCGGCACTGCGCGAGCCGTCGAGCGCGGGATATATATATGCCGTCCAGGTCTATCCCTGGGCGGAAGGCGTGCTCTACCGGCTCTATGCCGCGCCCGAGCGCATCACCGACATTGCCTTGCAGCCGGGCGAAACGATTGTGTCCGTCGCCGCCGGCGACACCGTGCGCTGGACTGTCGGCGATACCACCAGCGGCATCGGCGAAAGCAAGCGCGTGCACATCCTCGTCAAGCCGTTTTCGGCGGGCCTACGCACAAACCTTGTCATTGCTACCGATCGCCGGACCTACCATCTCCAGCTCGAAAGCACGCCCGCGACCGCGATGGCGGCGATCTCCTGGACCTATCCACATGACGAGCTGATCGCGCTCCGGCGTCAGCGGGATGCAGCCGTGGCGGCGACGCCGATCGCGTCGGGCCTCTCGGTCGAAAGCCTCAACTTCAACTATGCGATCTCGGGCGACAAGCCGGCCTGGCGGCCGCTGCGCGCGTTCGACGATGGGCGGCAGACCTACATCGAGTTCTCGCCCGCGATCGCCGTGGGTGAGGCGCCCCCGCTGTTCGTGATTGGCGAGGATGGCGAGGCCCAGCTCGTCAACTATCGCGTCGCCGGCCGCTATTATGTGGTCGACCGCCTGTTCGGTGTCGCCGAGCTGCGCCTTGGCGGCAAGAAACAGCAGATTGTCCGTATCACCGCCGCCCAGCCGAAGAGCCGGCAGCGCAAGGCCGGGAGGGGCGCGTGA
- the trbJ gene encoding P-type conjugative transfer protein TrbJ, with amino-acid sequence MPRIPIRKYACLSALALGAVGSLGIGIALTSTPVAAQLSVFDPSNYSQNLLTAARTLAQINNQIQSLQNEAQMLINQGKNLTRIDFPQLQELRQRLQQIDQLMGQAQGVDFRIDQLDERFRQLYPQEFDQVFRRDQRVARARDQLDTAMSAFRQTMGVQNRIVDNVRSDTQALADIVARSQGAEGSLQAQQATNQLLALTAKQQLQLQQMMAAQFRAESVEQAQRGQIAREARESTRRFLGDGKAYTPRQ; translated from the coding sequence GTGCCCCGTATCCCTATCCGCAAATATGCGTGCCTCTCTGCTCTCGCGCTCGGCGCCGTCGGCTCGCTCGGTATCGGCATCGCGTTGACCTCGACGCCCGTCGCGGCCCAGCTCAGCGTGTTCGATCCATCGAACTATTCGCAAAACCTGCTCACCGCCGCGCGCACGCTCGCCCAGATCAATAACCAGATCCAGAGCCTCCAGAACGAAGCGCAAATGCTGATCAACCAGGGCAAAAACCTCACCAGGATCGATTTCCCGCAACTTCAGGAGCTTCGCCAGCGCCTCCAGCAGATCGACCAGCTCATGGGCCAGGCGCAGGGCGTCGACTTCCGCATCGATCAGCTCGACGAGCGCTTCCGCCAGCTCTACCCGCAGGAGTTCGATCAGGTGTTCCGCCGCGATCAGCGTGTGGCTCGCGCACGCGATCAACTCGATACCGCAATGTCCGCGTTTCGCCAGACGATGGGGGTCCAGAACCGCATCGTCGACAACGTACGGAGCGACACGCAGGCGCTCGCCGACATCGTCGCGCGCAGCCAGGGCGCGGAAGGCTCGCTTCAGGCGCAGCAGGCCACGAACCAGCTTCTCGCGCTCACCGCCAAGCAGCAGCTCCAGCTTCAGCAAATGATGGCGGCGCAGTTCCGGGCGGAATCGGTCGAGCAGGCGCAGCGGGGCCAGATCGCGCGCGAGGCACGCGAGTCAACGCGCCGCTTCCTCGGCGACGGCAAGGCTTACACGCCACGCCAATGA
- a CDS encoding conjugal transfer protein TraG: protein MTPTKLLIGQILVVFAIVIAGLWAATQWAAAMLAYQPELGPAWFMAGSTPVYRPWALFPWWYHYDAYAPHVFDKAGALAGASGFIGCGAAIAGSLWRARQSRQVTTYGSARWAKPNEIERAGLHGDAGVFLGRSRGRYLRHNGPEHIMAFAPTRSGKGVGLVIPTLLGWTGSTVVHDIKGENWQLTAGWRARFSHVLLFNPTDPASAKYNPLLEVRRGEHEVRDVQNIADILVDPEGALERRNHWEKTSHSLLVGAILHVLYAEPEKTLARVATFLSDPQQPFVTTLRRMMTTNHLGTKDAPIVHPVVASAAREVLNKSENERSGVLSTAMSFLGLYRDPTVAEVTSRCDWRIADLVEAGHPVSLYLVIPPSDISRTKPLVRLVLNQIGRRLTEKLDADPAKAGKHKLLMMLDEFPALGRLDFFETSLAFLAGYGVRAFLIAQSLNQIEKAYGEHNSILDNCHVRIAFATNDERTARRISDALGIATEQRAMRNYAGHRLALWLAHVMVSRQETARPLLTTGEVMQLPPKDELVLVSGMAPIRAKKLRYYEDRNFRERIAPPPQLAPGDYPDRPQGRPDDWSGLVRAPDSRLGKADDDAKADEDGGLQQQRHPGLGEEQTKKPEPPRQLDLLGLDRDDTDPVAEKHAMDRAGTTGTLIRAHTINQGRDSDTLPSF from the coding sequence GTGACCCCGACCAAATTGCTCATCGGCCAGATCCTTGTCGTGTTCGCAATCGTGATCGCGGGCCTCTGGGCGGCGACCCAATGGGCGGCGGCGATGCTCGCCTACCAGCCCGAACTTGGTCCGGCCTGGTTCATGGCTGGAAGCACGCCGGTCTATCGTCCCTGGGCGCTCTTCCCCTGGTGGTATCACTACGATGCCTATGCGCCGCATGTTTTCGACAAGGCCGGCGCGCTCGCCGGCGCGAGCGGTTTCATCGGCTGCGGCGCGGCGATCGCAGGCTCGCTCTGGCGCGCGCGGCAGTCGCGCCAGGTCACCACTTATGGTTCCGCGCGCTGGGCCAAGCCGAACGAGATCGAGCGGGCAGGCCTTCATGGTGACGCCGGCGTGTTCCTGGGCCGCTCGCGTGGCCGTTATCTGCGCCATAACGGCCCCGAACATATCATGGCGTTCGCGCCGACCCGTTCGGGCAAGGGCGTCGGGCTGGTCATACCGACGTTGCTCGGCTGGACCGGCAGCACCGTCGTTCACGACATCAAGGGTGAAAACTGGCAGCTCACCGCCGGTTGGCGCGCGCGCTTCTCCCACGTCCTGCTGTTCAACCCGACCGATCCCGCTTCCGCCAAATACAACCCGCTGCTCGAAGTCCGGCGCGGCGAGCATGAGGTCCGCGACGTCCAGAACATCGCCGACATCCTGGTCGATCCCGAAGGCGCGCTCGAACGGCGCAACCATTGGGAGAAAACCAGCCACAGCCTGCTGGTCGGCGCGATCCTCCACGTTCTTTATGCCGAGCCGGAAAAGACGCTCGCGCGGGTAGCCACATTCCTGTCGGACCCCCAGCAGCCGTTCGTCACCACGCTCCGGCGGATGATGACCACCAATCATCTCGGCACGAAGGATGCGCCGATCGTGCATCCGGTCGTGGCGTCGGCGGCGCGCGAGGTGCTCAACAAGTCCGAGAACGAGCGCAGCGGCGTCCTCTCCACCGCCATGTCATTTCTCGGCCTCTATCGCGACCCGACCGTCGCCGAGGTCACGTCGCGCTGCGACTGGCGGATCGCGGATCTCGTCGAGGCGGGCCACCCCGTCTCGCTCTACCTCGTCATTCCGCCATCGGACATCAGCCGAACCAAGCCGCTGGTACGCTTGGTGCTCAACCAGATTGGTCGCCGCCTTACCGAGAAGCTGGATGCCGATCCTGCCAAGGCGGGCAAGCACAAGCTCCTGATGATGCTGGACGAGTTTCCGGCATTGGGGCGCCTCGACTTCTTCGAGACCAGCCTTGCGTTTCTTGCAGGCTATGGGGTTCGCGCCTTCCTGATCGCGCAGTCGCTCAATCAAATCGAGAAGGCATATGGCGAGCACAACTCCATTCTCGATAACTGCCATGTCCGTATTGCCTTCGCGACCAATGACGAACGCACGGCGCGGCGGATCTCGGACGCGCTCGGCATCGCCACCGAGCAGCGCGCGATGCGCAACTACGCCGGCCACAGGCTCGCGCTGTGGTTGGCCCATGTCATGGTCAGCCGGCAGGAGACGGCGCGGCCGCTCCTGACCACCGGCGAGGTGATGCAGCTCCCGCCCAAGGACGAACTGGTGCTCGTTTCCGGCATGGCGCCGATCCGCGCGAAGAAGCTGCGCTATTACGAGGATCGCAATTTCCGCGAGCGGATCGCGCCGCCGCCCCAGCTCGCGCCCGGAGACTATCCCGATCGCCCGCAGGGCCGCCCCGACGATTGGAGCGGGCTGGTCCGCGCGCCTGACAGCCGGCTTGGCAAGGCCGACGACGACGCGAAAGCCGATGAGGACGGCGGCTTGCAACAGCAGCGCCATCCCGGACTCGGCGAGGAACAGACCAAAAAGCCCGAACCGCCCAGGCAGCTCGATCTTCTCGGCCTCGACCGCGACGACACCGATCCCGTCGCCGAAAAGCACGCGATGGACCGCGCCGGCACCACCGGCACGCTGATCCGCGCCCATACCATCAACCAGGGTCGCGACAGCGACACACTGCCGAGCTTCTGA
- a CDS encoding VirB3 family type IV secretion system protein, whose amino-acid sequence MHRALAEPILLGGAPRAIAIVNGTIAAALGLGLQQWIAGLAMWAFGHTLAVFAAKRDPDFAPVLVRHLRQKGHLSC is encoded by the coding sequence ATGCACCGCGCGCTCGCCGAGCCGATCCTGCTCGGCGGGGCGCCGAGGGCGATCGCGATCGTCAATGGTACGATCGCGGCCGCGCTCGGGCTCGGTCTCCAGCAGTGGATCGCCGGGCTGGCCATGTGGGCGTTCGGGCACACCCTCGCGGTGTTCGCCGCCAAACGCGATCCCGACTTCGCCCCGGTCCTGGTTCGCCACCTTCGCCAGAAGGGGCATCTGTCATGCTGA